A section of the Dehalobacter sp. DCM genome encodes:
- a CDS encoding extracellular solute-binding protein: MRKRWRSLIVFLLAAIIITIVIGSLLLSKNENKQIMQAQVQRKAPVTLKIEVFDRDNAPNSSVTADNNYMTNLIQEEWGTPNNVTINYVAVPRAEEEDKLIEMMASGTAPNIVFVYSKDIYLKFASEGHLTDITDYLNNAKHLKKLTEKNKDDLLINGKYFATGAYRPLVDRHISYIRTDWLKKVGMQKPTTIDQWHAVMKAFKDNNLGGPGNNTIPFGLRMTNYVDNHFGAQHLLWSFVKASDEEIQTLPYLALPGFKDGVRYLNKLYHEGLIDQKLTSYTNEENFYEDIKNGNVGFFTIDTQALYSPNYGNALATLQDKVPGADLEPVECFMNADGEYLKSIYTHQGWFVMIPKTSSPEQVQAAIDFLDWQSSNEGLKLLKWGEPGRHYTLKDGIPTVNIEQKAANDIDRYNSPDYCLMWNGFYNINGNLIYKQIEAADPKYGERNVTEMKIAVQDGFRDYNSNPAFDIIIEAAGKYRESLDQLYLYGLAKLIICQSEDFDYTYDELLNDYLRKGGQEIIDQKKAAYKKSR; encoded by the coding sequence ATGAGAAAAAGATGGCGTTCATTAATCGTTTTTTTATTAGCAGCAATTATTATTACCATTGTCATCGGTTCCCTATTATTATCTAAAAATGAAAATAAACAGATAATGCAAGCACAGGTACAAAGAAAGGCGCCTGTAACTCTGAAAATAGAAGTGTTTGATCGGGACAATGCCCCGAATAGCTCAGTTACAGCAGATAACAATTATATGACGAACCTGATACAAGAAGAATGGGGCACACCGAATAATGTCACTATCAACTATGTCGCTGTTCCGCGAGCCGAGGAAGAGGATAAGCTGATTGAAATGATGGCATCAGGGACAGCACCGAATATTGTATTTGTTTATTCGAAGGATATTTACTTGAAGTTTGCAAGTGAAGGACATCTTACCGACATCACGGACTATTTGAATAATGCGAAACATTTAAAAAAATTAACGGAAAAAAATAAAGATGACCTATTAATTAATGGAAAGTATTTTGCCACGGGCGCATATCGTCCGCTCGTTGACAGACATATATCGTATATCCGAACAGACTGGTTGAAAAAGGTAGGAATGCAAAAGCCAACAACTATCGATCAATGGCATGCTGTGATGAAGGCATTCAAAGACAACAACCTGGGAGGTCCAGGAAATAATACAATCCCTTTTGGCTTGAGAATGACAAATTATGTGGACAATCATTTTGGCGCACAACATTTACTTTGGTCGTTTGTCAAAGCATCTGACGAAGAAATTCAAACTCTTCCCTATCTTGCCTTACCAGGGTTTAAGGATGGGGTAAGGTATTTGAATAAATTGTATCATGAAGGGTTAATTGACCAGAAATTAACATCCTATACCAATGAGGAGAATTTCTACGAGGATATTAAAAATGGCAACGTAGGCTTTTTTACCATTGATACGCAAGCATTATACAGCCCAAATTATGGCAATGCATTAGCCACTCTGCAGGATAAAGTTCCCGGCGCTGATCTGGAACCGGTGGAGTGTTTCATGAATGCAGATGGTGAGTATTTAAAATCGATTTATACGCATCAAGGGTGGTTTGTCATGATCCCCAAGACGTCCTCTCCCGAACAAGTTCAAGCAGCTATTGACTTCTTGGATTGGCAGTCTTCAAATGAAGGGCTTAAATTGCTGAAATGGGGAGAACCTGGAAGGCATTACACGCTTAAGGATGGGATACCGACGGTAAACATTGAACAAAAAGCCGCAAATGATATTGACCGTTATAATAGTCCGGATTACTGCCTCATGTGGAATGGCTTTTATAACATCAATGGCAATTTGATATACAAGCAGATTGAAGCGGCAGACCCAAAATATGGCGAGCGGAATGTCACAGAAATGAAAATAGCTGTTCAAGACGGGTTTAGGGATTACAACTCGAATCCGGCATTTGATATAATCATAGAGGCAGCCGGTAAATATCGTGAGTCCCTTGACCAGCTGTACTTGTATGGACTTGCAAAGCTTATTATTTGTCAATCAGAAGATTTTGATTATACTTATGATGAATTGCTGAATGATTATTTGAGAAAAGGCGGACAAGAAATTATTGATCAGAAGAAAGCTGCCTACAAAAAATCGCGGTAA
- a CDS encoding uroporphyrinogen decarboxylase family protein codes for MLTKRQNLLETIRGGNPDRFVNQYEFMNLIMEVPMGVEFNYGKIWKDQWGITWNWPEGQLGMFPVHDAEHTVIKDITEWKKYLTIPVVPTSDEAWGPAIAHANSVDRREEYVTGLKIPGIFEMTHHLMGVENALMALYEEPEAMREFIDALTQYELEWAKVMIEKIHPDCLFHHDDWGSQKSTFISPEMFEEFLLPAYKKIYGYYKANGVELIVHHSDSYAASLVPFMIDMGIDIWQGVMTTNNTPELIKQYGGRISFMGQLDSGPIDFPGWTPELVAREVEKVCKECGKLYFIPNLTQGLNFSSFPGVYDAVSKEVDKISKEIF; via the coding sequence ATGCTCACTAAGAGACAAAATTTATTGGAAACTATTCGAGGCGGAAATCCTGACCGGTTTGTCAATCAATATGAGTTTATGAATTTAATCATGGAAGTTCCCATGGGTGTTGAATTCAACTATGGTAAGATATGGAAGGATCAATGGGGCATTACCTGGAACTGGCCGGAAGGCCAGCTTGGGATGTTCCCTGTGCATGATGCGGAACATACGGTCATAAAGGATATCACTGAATGGAAGAAATACCTTACAATTCCTGTGGTCCCGACTTCCGATGAGGCCTGGGGCCCGGCAATTGCCCATGCGAATTCAGTTGACCGTAGAGAAGAATATGTAACGGGGTTAAAGATACCCGGCATATTTGAAATGACGCATCACCTGATGGGTGTGGAAAATGCCTTAATGGCTTTGTATGAGGAACCGGAAGCGATGCGGGAGTTTATTGACGCACTTACCCAATATGAGCTGGAGTGGGCAAAAGTCATGATCGAAAAAATCCATCCGGATTGTCTTTTCCATCATGACGACTGGGGCAGCCAAAAGAGTACTTTTATATCCCCAGAGATGTTCGAAGAGTTCCTCCTGCCTGCTTACAAGAAGATCTATGGCTACTATAAAGCAAATGGCGTTGAATTGATTGTCCATCACAGCGACTCTTATGCGGCGAGCCTTGTTCCGTTTATGATCGATATGGGTATCGATATTTGGCAGGGCGTTATGACCACCAACAATACCCCGGAGTTGATCAAACAATACGGCGGCAGGATTTCCTTTATGGGACAACTGGACAGTGGTCCCATTGATTTCCCGGGTTGGACACCTGAACTGGTTGCAAGAGAAGTTGAGAAGGTTTGCAAGGAATGTGGCAAATTATACTTTATTCCTAATTTAACCCAGGGCTTGAATTTTAGTTCTTTCCCGGGAGTATATGATGCTGTTAGTAAAGAGGTAGACAAAATCAGCAAAGAAATATTCTAA
- a CDS encoding corrinoid protein, translating into MAKIDEVKAMVEAGKTKLVPGLVQEALDEGSAAKDILQGMVDSMSVVGDKFSTGEIFVPEMLMAAKAMAKGVDVLKPLMAGDSSNSLGTCIIGTVAGDLHDIGKNLVSMMIESAGFTMVDLGVDVPADRWIEAIKENQNVTLVACSGLLTTTMPALKEAVQTIKGSGLPGFKVIVGGAPVTQEFATEIGADGFAPDAGSAAVKAVELVKN; encoded by the coding sequence ATGGCAAAAATCGATGAAGTCAAAGCAATGGTAGAAGCAGGGAAAACGAAACTGGTACCGGGTCTGGTACAGGAAGCATTAGACGAAGGCAGTGCAGCCAAAGACATTCTTCAGGGCATGGTTGATTCCATGAGCGTTGTCGGCGACAAATTCTCCACCGGCGAAATCTTTGTTCCGGAAATGCTGATGGCTGCTAAAGCCATGGCTAAAGGCGTTGACGTCTTAAAACCGTTAATGGCTGGAGACAGCTCCAACTCTTTAGGCACCTGCATTATCGGCACTGTCGCAGGCGACCTGCACGATATCGGTAAAAACCTCGTTTCCATGATGATCGAAAGCGCCGGCTTCACCATGGTTGACCTCGGAGTTGATGTCCCGGCAGACAGATGGATCGAAGCCATCAAAGAAAATCAAAACGTCACCTTAGTCGCTTGCTCCGGTCTTCTGACCACCACCATGCCTGCGTTGAAGGAAGCTGTACAGACCATTAAAGGCAGCGGACTTCCCGGATTCAAAGTCATCGTGGGCGGAGCGCCGGTGACCCAGGAATTCGCCACAGAAATCGGTGCGGACGGATTTGCTCCAGATGCCGGAAGTGCTGCTGTTAAAGCGGTTGAATTAGTTAAAAACTAA
- a CDS encoding methyltetrahydrofolate cobalamin methyltransferase, with the protein MIIIGEKINGAIPSVAKAIAEKNADFIRNLAKIQTDAGANFIDVCASTDVSLEVETLKWLIDLVQEVTDTPICIDSPNEQAIVAAIPFCKRPGLINSVSGEGNKIDVIFPIIADTKWECVALLNDDSGISKTAEKRLEVFTNIMKRAKEFGIAPSRLHIDPLVEMLCTSEDGINMIVDVMKEIKRQYPAIHITGGCSNVSFNLPARKLVNQAFLVLAMNAGMDSGIIDPTNQDLLGMIFATEALMGQDEYCMEYIGAFRESKFGQKK; encoded by the coding sequence ATGATCATCATTGGCGAAAAAATCAACGGCGCGATTCCATCCGTCGCCAAAGCCATCGCGGAAAAGAATGCAGATTTCATCCGCAACCTGGCCAAAATCCAGACCGATGCCGGAGCTAATTTCATCGACGTCTGCGCATCCACCGATGTCAGCCTCGAAGTTGAGACCCTGAAATGGCTCATCGACCTGGTTCAGGAAGTGACCGATACCCCAATTTGCATCGATAGCCCCAATGAACAGGCCATCGTTGCTGCCATTCCGTTCTGCAAACGCCCGGGGCTGATTAACTCCGTATCCGGCGAAGGCAACAAGATCGACGTTATTTTCCCGATCATCGCGGATACCAAATGGGAATGCGTCGCGCTGCTCAATGATGACAGCGGCATCTCCAAGACGGCGGAAAAACGTCTCGAAGTCTTCACCAACATCATGAAACGGGCGAAAGAATTCGGCATTGCCCCTTCGCGTCTCCACATCGACCCGCTGGTTGAAATGCTTTGCACATCCGAAGACGGCATCAATATGATCGTCGACGTCATGAAAGAAATCAAACGACAATACCCGGCCATTCATATTACCGGCGGCTGCAGCAACGTCTCCTTCAATCTGCCCGCACGGAAGCTCGTCAATCAGGCTTTCCTCGTACTGGCCATGAATGCCGGTATGGACAGCGGTATCATCGACCCGACCAATCAGGACCTCTTAGGGATGATCTTTGCCACAGAAGCGCTGATGGGTCAGGACGAATACTGCATGGAATACATCGGTGCCTTCAGAGAATCCAAATTCGGGCAGAAGAAATAA
- a CDS encoding LysR family transcriptional regulator: MNILQMKQFKVIAEYENITKAAEILFISASALHKVLHSIEEELGCELFDRIGRNIKLNGHGRKLLYFINNIIDNYEQIYQYFDTFEKPPKTLKCIISATFLNILMFRYYQKYPNAPIAAEILSFKKALELLLNAKADIIFTDNFSLEEANSSLLKEENQNISKFYLLKNDLYLIAPPDSKYKYLSEINLQDLENDRFIRVNPSDLNAINFNQYIDYICARENVRLNYVHQYDYDHFSRIVNNTSFLFLSESFHAAYYTETRLARKIVKIITKSQPQEIYLCYRNDDPRILHFVEFLKKEFFLLFYHATKK; encoded by the coding sequence ATGAATATTTTACAAATGAAGCAATTTAAAGTGATTGCTGAATATGAGAACATCACAAAAGCTGCTGAAATACTATTTATTTCTGCCTCTGCGCTTCATAAAGTTTTGCACTCCATTGAAGAAGAACTTGGCTGTGAACTGTTTGATAGAATAGGTAGAAATATTAAACTCAATGGTCATGGAAGGAAACTTTTATATTTTATCAATAATATTATTGATAATTACGAGCAAATTTATCAGTATTTTGATACATTTGAAAAGCCTCCCAAAACTTTAAAATGCATTATCAGCGCTACCTTTTTGAATATACTCATGTTTCGTTACTACCAGAAGTACCCGAATGCCCCTATTGCGGCAGAGATTTTATCATTTAAAAAAGCGCTTGAATTATTGCTTAATGCCAAAGCGGATATCATTTTTACCGATAATTTCAGTCTTGAAGAGGCAAACAGTAGTTTATTAAAAGAGGAAAACCAAAATATTTCGAAATTCTATTTACTAAAGAATGACCTGTATCTAATTGCGCCACCTGACAGTAAATATAAATATCTAAGTGAGATAAATCTTCAAGATTTAGAAAACGATAGATTTATTAGGGTTAATCCCTCTGATCTCAATGCGATTAATTTCAACCAATATATTGACTATATCTGCGCGCGAGAGAATGTGAGGCTAAACTATGTACATCAGTATGATTACGATCACTTTTCAAGAATTGTCAATAACACATCGTTTTTGTTCTTATCCGAATCGTTTCATGCCGCATACTACACAGAAACTCGGCTGGCCAGAAAAATCGTTAAGATTATAACAAAAAGCCAGCCGCAGGAAATATACTTGTGTTATAGAAATGACGATCCGCGTATTTTGCACTTTGTAGAATTTTTAAAGAAAGAATTTTTTTTACTATTTTACCATGCAACAAAAAAATAG